The genomic DNA TCTACTCCCTCTCCTTGGCATTTTTCCCAGGATGTCTCTACTTTCTCCCAGTAACAAGGGGCTCGGGCTGGCAACAAACACTCttaactcgtgtgtgtgtgtgtgtgtgtgtgtgtgtgtgtgtgtgtgtgtgtgtgtgtgtgtgtgcagggaaaTTGTTCTTGGTTTTGGTGTGACCTTAGGGCTTCCCTGCTGCTCGCCGATTGTAAAGCAGACCTTCTCTATCACTGGAGACATTTCTGAGGCAGGCACCTGTCATCTGCCACCCCCATTTCTCCTTCcgctccctctctccccttcccccaacccatTATTCGGCTTCAGCCTTTGTGTCGGTGGCAGATGGCTGAAGGGATGTCTTTGCCCTCCCAGCAGGCAAGTGTCAGGATGGGCCACGCTTCAAGAAGCCAACGCTAGGGTGCCAGGTGTGAAGAGTTGTCCAGAATGACCAactcctcctccacttccacCTCCTCCACCACCGGGGGATCACTGCTGTTGCTCTGTGAGGAAGAAGAGTCGTGGGCCGGCCGGCGGATCCCGGTGTCTCTCCTGTATTCGGGGCTGGCAATCGGGGGCACGCTGGCCAACGGCATGGTCATCTATCTCGTATCGTCCTTCCGAAAGCTGCAGACCACCAGCAACGCCTTCATCGTGAACGGTTGCGCGGCAGATCTCAGCGTCTGCGCTCTCTGGATGCCACAGGAGGCGGTGCTGGGGCTCCTGCCCGCCGGCTCCGCGGAGCCCCCGGGGGACTGGGACGGTGGCGGGGGCAGCTACCGCCTGCTCCGGGGCGGGCTGCTGGGCCTCGGGCTCACCGTGTCCCTCCTGTCCCATTGCCTAGTGGCGCTGAACCGCTACCTGCTCATCACCAGGGCACCTGCCACCTACCAGGTGCTGTACCAGCGGCGCCACACGGTGGGCATGCTGGCACTGTCCTGGGCCCTGGCCTTGGGTCTGGTGCTGTTGCTTCCGCCCTGGGCGCCCAAGCCGGGAGCCGAGCCCCCCCAAGTCCATTACCCCGCGCTCTTGGCGGCGGGAGCGTTGCTGGCACAGACGGCGCTGCTGCTACACTGCTACCTGGGCATCGTGCGCCGTGTGCGCGTTAGCGTCAAGCGGGTCAGCGTGCTCAATTTCCACCTGCTGCACCAGCTGCCCGGCtgtgccgccgccgccgccgccttTCCCGCCGCCCCACATGCTCCGGGTCCCGGAGGCGCCGGGAACCCCGCGCAGCCCCAGCCCCTGCCGGCCGCGCTGCAGCCGCGTCGCATGCAGCGACGTCTCAGTGGCCTGTCGGTGCTGTTGCTTTGCTGCGTCTTCTTGCTGGCCACGCAGCCGCTGGTGTGGGTGAGCCTGGCCAGTGGCTTCTCGCTGCCGGTGCCCTGGGGCGTGCAGGCGGCCAGCTGGCTCCTGTGCTGCGCCCTGTCGGCGCTCAACCCTCTGCTCTACACGTGGAGGAACGAGGAGTTCCGCAGATCTGTGAGATCAGTCCTGCCTGGCGTCGGGGACGCGGCTGCAGCCGCAGCGGCCGCCACCGCGGTGCCAGCCATGTCCCAGGCGCAGCTGGGCACCCGGGCGGCTGGCCAGCACTGGTAACTCACCTGGCCCAGGGAGGCTTCCTATGCCATCGGCCGCATCACCTCCTCTCTTTGTAAGCTATTCCCAACCCCAGAGAAGATCCCCGCGGGGAAGATTTTGCCTTCCTTTCCCAGTGCAATACCTGAACCAAGGTCTTCCCCTAAATGGAGTCCCAAAGTAATTGTGTGCGACCGCCCAACTTTTatcctttgtttttgtgttttagagaCACCCTTACGTCTAAACACCCAGACTGCAAGGACTTATAAACTGGCATTTTTAAAGGACCGGTTAATTTATTTCAagtttgcttttgaaacagaGCTTTCATAACATACAACCCTTTCAACCTCCATTGTCTTATATATGAAGCGCCttgagtgtatgagtgtgcatgagtCAAAGGGAATATTATTGAGGAAGAAACGGTGTGTGAAGACAGTATTTTAATCACGCTTCCTTCTGTTAAAGTTTAGTCTTTGTATATTGACCTGGAAGAGTGAAACCACAGGTGTGTACACCGGTGTGAGCTGCCATTGAGACCTCAAGCCCTTTATTCTTAAAAGGGTCATTATTGAGtcgtttttaaaaatgagattagaCTCTCAGCcagtaagaaaacaaaccaaatttagcattttcctctcctctttacTCACTTCTAGGGTGGAAAACTAGC from Cricetulus griseus strain 17A/GY chromosome 1 unlocalized genomic scaffold, alternate assembly CriGri-PICRH-1.0 chr1_0, whole genome shotgun sequence includes the following:
- the LOC113833489 gene encoding probable G-protein coupled receptor 88; amino-acid sequence: MTNSSSTSTSSTTGGSLLLLCEEEESWAGRRIPVSLLYSGLAIGGTLANGMVIYLVSSFRKLQTTSNAFIVNGCAADLSVCALWMPQEAVLGLLPAGSAEPPGDWDGGGGSYRLLRGGLLGLGLTVSLLSHCLVALNRYLLITRAPATYQVLYQRRHTVGMLALSWALALGLVLLLPPWAPKPGAEPPQVHYPALLAAGALLAQTALLLHCYLGIVRRVRVSVKRVSVLNFHLLHQLPGCAAAAAAFPAAPHAPGPGGAGNPAQPQPLPAALQPRRMQRRLSGLSVLLLCCVFLLATQPLVWVSLASGFSLPVPWGVQAASWLLCCALSALNPLLYTWRNEEFRRSVRSVLPGVGDAAAAAAAATAVPAMSQAQLGTRAAGQHW